A stretch of the Aegilops tauschii subsp. strangulata cultivar AL8/78 chromosome 4, Aet v6.0, whole genome shotgun sequence genome encodes the following:
- the LOC109754801 gene encoding cortical cell-delineating protein-like: MAMAPSKLALLLAMTLVLLVAVHGCGSCGNTPPVPVPSPPIAVPPPAPVPSPPSPPSGGGGTCSIDTLKLKVCANVLNLLKLNLGVPTNEQCCPLLSGLADLDAAVCLCTAIKANVLGIKLNVPVDLVLLLNQCGKTCPADFTCPS, encoded by the coding sequence ATGGCAATGGCGCCCTCCAAGCTCGCCCTCCTCCTCGCCATGACCCTGGTCCTCCTCGTGGCCGTACATGGGTGCGGGTCGTGCGGCAACACACCACCCGTCCCAGTCCCAAGCCCACCGATCGCCGTGCCCCCACCAGCTCCGGTGCCATCTCCGCCTTCGCCGCCCAGCGGTGGGGGCGGCACCTGCTCAATCGACACGCTGAAGCTGAAGGTATGCGCCAATGTGCTGAACCTGCTGAAGCTTAACCTCGGCGTGCCGACGAACGAGCAGTGCTGCCCGCTTCTGAGCGGCCTCGCCGACCTAGACGCCGCCGTGTGCCTCTGCACCGCCATCAAGGCCAACGTCCTCGGCATCAAGCTCAACGTGCCCGTCGACCTCGTGCTCCTTCTCAACCAGTGCGGCAAGACCTGCCCCGCTGACTTCACCTGCCCCAGCTGA